GTTGGGGCAGCCACAGGCCATGGTCCTGGCAGTCCTGTGGGTGATACTACTGTAAGCCAAGGTGCTCGTCTCCTTCACCTGATTAGAATAAAAATGTTTAATAATTTGTTTGTGATTACCCCAGAATAATTTTCGAGAGGTTCCCACTGCCAAAGATagtgctgcttccagtagcagggaagtatgaactcctctggagtgaggtctttgatgagattgtactcccaatgatacagccttggaaaatgtgacttttcactgaCAGTGTAACCTCAAGAAGACAAAGTCTGGTAacatcgctgtctcctgcgtttgcgaggtagtgcaaggaaacagacgaaagaaatggcccaacccacccccatacacatgtatatacatacatccacacacgcaaatatacatacctacacagctttccatggtttaccccagacgcttcacatgccctgattcaatccactgacagcacgtcaaccccggtataccacatcgatccaattcactctattccttgccctcctttcaccctcctgcatgttcaggccccgatcacacaaaatctttttcactccatctttccacctaaaatttggtctcccacttctcctcgttccctccacctctgacacatatatcctcttggtcaatctttcctcactcattctctccatgtgcccaaaccatttcaaaacaccctcttctgctctctcaaccacgctctttttatttccacacatctctcttacccttacgttacttactcgatcaaaccacttcacaccacacattgtcctcaaacatctcatttccagcacatccatcctcctgcgcacaactctatccatagcccacgcctcgcaaccatacaacattgttggaaccactgttccttcaaacatacccatttttgctttccgagataatgttctcgacttccacacattcttcaaggctcccagaattttcgccccctcccccaccctatgatccacttccgcttccatggttccatccgctgccagatccactcccagatatctaaaacactttacttccttataTATGGacggagcaaggggctggaaatcctcccctctcattttttctttaatttttaaaagaaggaacagaaggaggccaagtgaggatattccctctaaggttcagtccttctgttcttaacgctacctcgctaatgcgggaaatagcaaatatgtatgaaaaaaaatatttatttatttatttttctttgtcgccgtctcccgcattagcgagttagcgcaaggaaacagacaaaagtatggcccaacccacccacatacacatgtatatacatacatgtccacacacgcacatatacatacctatatatctcagcgtatgtacataattcatactgtctgcctttattcattcccattaccaccccaccacacatgaaataacaaccccctccccccctcatgtgcgcgaggtagcgctaggaaaagacaacaaaggcatgtacagagcatcagattggggaagagcagtggtttcagaagtggtagaggatgtgtggatcaggtgtttgctttgaaaatgtatgtgagaaatacttagaaaaacagatgatttgtatgtagcatttacggatctgcagaaggcatatgacagagttgagagagatgctttttggaaggtattcagagtatatggcatgggaggtaagttgctagaagcagtgaaaagtttttatcaaagggtgtaaggcatgggtatgattaggaagagaggaaagtgattggttcccagtgaatgttggtttgtttcatgggtgcgtgatgtctccatggttgtttaatttgtttatggatggggttgtcagggaggtgaatgcaagaattttggagagagggcttgggaagggagtcagttgttgttccctgatgatacagtgctggtggctgattcaggtgagaaactgcagaagttggtgactgataaaatgtgtgaaagaaggaagctgagagtaaatgtgaataagagcaaggttatcaggttcagtagagttgagggacaagttaattggaaggtaagtttgattggagaaaagctggaggaagtgaagtgttttagatacctgggagtggatttagcagcagatggaaccatggaactggaagtgagtcacagagtgggggaggtagcgaaggttctgagagtgttgaagaatgtgtggaaggcgagaacattatttcggagcaaaaataggtaagtttgaaggaatagtggttccaacaatgttatatggttgctaggcatgggctataaataaggttgtgcggaggaaggttgatatgttgcaaatgaaatgtttgaggtgaggacaatatatagtgtgaggtggtttgatcaagtaagtaatgaaagggtaagagagacatgtggtaataaaaagagtgtggttgagagagcagaagagggtgtattgaaatggtttggtcacatggagagaatgagtgaggaaagattgacaaagaggatatatgtcacaggtagagggaatgaggaaaagtgggaaaccaaattggaagtggaaggatggagagaaaaagattttgagcgatggggcctgaacatacaggagggtgaaagatgtaaaaggaatagagtgaattggaacgatgtgatatacccgggttgacgtgctgtcaatggattgaaccaaggcatgtgaagtgtttggtgtaaaccatggaaagattttttgggcctggatgtggaaagggagctgtggtttcggtgcattacacatgaaagctagagactgagtgtgaacgaatgtggcctttgttgtcttttccaagtgctacctcgcacacatgtgggggagggggttgttatttcatgtttggtggggtggcgatgggaatgaataaaggtaggggggagggtagtgctgtttcatgtgtggtggagtggcaatgggaatggatgaaggcagcaagcatgaatatgtacatatgtatatgtgtgtgttggcgtttatatatatgcacgtatttatgggtgggttgggccgttctttcatctgtttccttgcactacctcgctaacacgggagacagcaactaagcataatagagaaaataaaaaaaataatatatattactattattattaccattattataatacttgacCACCAtatcccgcatcagtgaggtagcatcaggaaacatttCACTGTAATCTTTCCTCACAGTCTTAATGACGAATATTGGACAACTTTGTTCATGTGATTTAAATAGCACGGCCTGGAGACAACTAACAAAGCATCTGTGCTGAAGGTTACCTTATAATGCTTCATCCAGTGAGGCCTGGGAGCATGCAGGGTGGAATTTGGGACCCTGGGCCTGGTCTTcccctcctgctctctcatcAAATGTGGCCTTGCCCTCCGTCTGCTTCGGGCAGTTGGGAGGTGGCTCTCCCGCTGGTAATTGCTTTCCTTCCCAGAGCCTGTCCTGGACTCTTGTAGCTGATCTGGACATATGTAATTTAAGGGAATCACCCTGGAAAGGCCAAGATGGCAACTGGCAGATCTAGATACTGAAGTAGGGTTATGGCGGTGTGGGGAGCCATGGCAGCTTGAGCGTGCAGCAGGTGGCTCGCTGCTGCTTTCTTCCCACAGGAGATCTATCTTATTTTCCAAAGGGTCCTGTAGGCAGATCCGAGGATTTTGATACCATCTTCTATCACTTTTGCCAAGCTCCTCACGTGTCCCATGTCTCCGACTCCTCAGAGCCTTCTTGGAAGTCTTGAGTGCAGTGGTTTTTGAGCATTTGCAATAGTGGGGATCACTGAGAATTTCCCGTTGTTCATGCGCCTTGCTCTTCCAACTTGTAGGCTTTGGATGTGTATGATAACTTGAGGAGTGGGTATGGATACTTGGAGCATTGGAGATGCCAGTGGCAAGGGTATTGTACCGTGGGTTGTATGGAGATGTTTGCGCCCTACTGCCATATAGAGTACTCCTTGCCTCATGTTCCCTCTCACTGATCCACCCATTTGCTGCAGGATTCGCCATGCTCTCAGGCTGTGGCACATGAAGCCTGTGCGTTGGGATCTTGATTGGATGAGAGTCAAATGGGGGACTAGGGGTCCAGctgtgtggtgtaggaggagaagGGATATGTTCTGTTGGATAGGAAACTCCTAGACCTAAACCTCCTGAAATCCCTGTTGGATGAAAGACAAAATTTTTTAATTCAAATTCAAacatagaggcataagtttgttgagtactcctgggaaattatatggtattgactgagagggtgaaggcatgtacagagcatcagactggggaggaacactgtggtttcagaagtggtagaggatgtatggatcaggtgtttgctttgaagaatgtgtgtgagaaatacttagaaaaacagatggatttgtatgtagcatttatggatctggagaagtcatatgataaggttgctagagatgctttatggaatgtcTTAAGGAgtatatggtgaaggaggtaagctgctggaagcagtgaaaagattttaccaaggatgtaaggcatgtgcatgagtaggaaaagaggagagtgactggttcccagtgaaggttggtctgcggtaagggtgagtgatgtccccatggttgtttaatttgtttatgtatggatggggtggttagggaggtaagtgcagagttttggagagaggggcaagtatgcaatttgttggggatgagagcttgggaagtaagttggttgttgttcgccgatgatacagctatggtgtctgatttgagtgagaaactgcagaagctggcgactgactctgggaaagtgtgtgaaaggagaaagttgagaggaaatgtgaataagagtgaggtcattaggttcagtaaggttgagggacaagttaattgggatgtaagtttgaatggagaaaaattggaggaagtgaagtgttttagataactgagagtggacctggcagtgaatgaaaccgtGGAAGTGagacacatgatgggggaggggggtgaaggttctgggagtgatgaagaatgtggagaaaacgttatcttggacagcaaaaatggatgtttgaaggaatagtagttccaaatatatatggttgccaggcatgggctatagaggggttgtttggaggagggtgaatgtgttggaaatgaaatgtttgataacagtatgtggtgtgaggtggtttgattaaataatgaaaggataagagagatgtgtggaaataaaaagtgtgatt
The nucleotide sequence above comes from Panulirus ornatus isolate Po-2019 chromosome 68, ASM3632096v1, whole genome shotgun sequence. Encoded proteins:
- the LOC139747488 gene encoding uncharacterized protein isoform X1 — translated: MNDSSLTFKETEGKDSAEGDNWQLLVVLVAVMGTLMGVVVILGGVWVCVMCSRRSSRLAKRNSRGQERAFPPVQREMVELGWLPASLRNHRLDSPPRAINDYSGISGGLGLGVSYPTEHIPSPPTPHSWTPSPPFDSHPIKIPTHRLHVPQPESMANPAANGWISEREHEARSTLYGSRAQTSPYNPRYNTLATGISNAPSIHTHSSSYHTHPKPTSWKSKAHEQREILSDPHYCKCSKTTALKTSKKALRSRRHGTREELGKSDRRWYQNPRICLQDPLENKIDLLWEESSSEPPAARSSCHGSPHRHNPTSVSRSASCHLGLSRVIPLNYICPDQLQESRTGSGKESNYQRESHLPTARSRRRARPHLMREQEGKTRPRVPNSTLHAPRPHWMKHYKDCQDHGLWLPQQQPSSLLSTPHNQQGPHVEHDQAVARHLALKYGFCPACGVQKSLKQQPRIPGCAPYGNQQKSRYTQTEWDDLNSSINNSLNLTYDPTPSMSWDNLTPDPSPVLTNTLEDSRALEALADVADGGETLDELSTPAGVQVDHVSGGEMAHSVQYPGESSSCNGE
- the LOC139747488 gene encoding uncharacterized protein isoform X2, with protein sequence MNDSSLTFKETEGKDSAEGDNWQLLVVLVAVMGTLMGVVVILGGVWVCVMCSRRSSRLAKRNSRGQERAFPPVQREMVELGWLPASLRNHRLDSPPRAINDYSGISGGLGLGVSYPTEHIPSPPTPHSWTPSPPFDSHPIKIPTHRLHVPQPESMANPAANGWISEREHEARSTLYGSRAQTSPYNPRYNTLATGISNAPSIHTHSSSYHTHPKPTSWKSKAHEQREILSDPHYCKCSKTTALKTSKKALRSRRHGTREELGKSDRRWYQNPRICLQDPLENKIDLLWEESSSEPPAARSSCHGSPHRHNPTSVSRSASCHLGLSRVIPLNYICPDQLQESRTGSGKESNYQRESHLPTARSRRRARPHLMREQEGKTRPRVPNSTLHAPRPHWMKHYKDCQDHGLWLPQQQPSSLLSTPHNQQGPHVEHDQAVARHLALKYGFCPACGVQKSLKQPRIPGCAPYGNQQKSRYTQTEWDDLNSSINNSLNLTYDPTPSMSWDNLTPDPSPVLTNTLEDSRALEALADVADGGETLDELSTPAGVQVDHVSGGEMAHSVQYPGESSSCNGE
- the LOC139747488 gene encoding uncharacterized protein isoform X3 gives rise to the protein MNDSSLTFKETEGKDSAEGDNWQLLVVLVAVMGTLMGVVVILGGVWVCVMCSRRSSRLAKRNSRGQERAFPPVQREMVELGWLPASLRNHRLDSPPRAINDYSGISGGLGLGVSYPTEHIPSPPTPHSWTPSPPFDSHPIKIPTHRLHVPQPESMANPAANGWISEREHEARSTLYGSRAQTSPYNPRYNTLATGISNAPSIHTHSSSYHTHPKPTSWKSKAHEQREILSDPHYCKCSKTTALKTSKKALRSRRHGTREELGKSDRRWYQNPRICLQDPLENKIDLLWEESSSEPPAARSSCHGSPHRHNPTSVSRSASCHLGLSRVIPLNYICPDQLQESRTGSGKESNYQRESHLPTARSRRRARPHLMREQEGKTRPRVPNSTLHAPRPHWMKHYKDCQDHGLWLPQQQPSSLLSTPHNQQGPHVEHDQAVARHLALKYGFCPACGVQKSLKQQPRIPGCAPYGNQQKSRYTQTEWDDLNSSINNSLNLTYDPTPSMSWDNLTPDPSPVLTNTLEDSRALEALADVADGGETLDELSTPAGVQVITDVSPEINRPSTTSDV
- the LOC139747488 gene encoding uncharacterized protein isoform X4 — translated: MNDSSLTFKETEGKDSAEGDNWQLLVVLVAVMGTLMGVVVILGGVWVCVMCSRRSSRLAKRNSRGQERAFPPVQREMVELGWLPASLRNHRLDSPPRAINDYSGISGGLGLGVSYPTEHIPSPPTPHSWTPSPPFDSHPIKIPTHRLHVPQPESMANPAANGWISEREHEARSTLYGSRAQTSPYNPRYNTLATGISNAPSIHTHSSSYHTHPKPTSWKSKAHEQREILSDPHYCKCSKTTALKTSKKALRSRRHGTREELGKSDRRWYQNPRICLQDPLENKIDLLWEESSSEPPAARSSCHGSPHRHNPTSVSRSASCHLGLSRVIPLNYICPDQLQESRTGSGKESNYQRESHLPTARSRRRARPHLMREQEGKTRPRVPNSTLHAPRPHWMKHYKDCQDHGLWLPQQQPSSLLSTPHNQQGPHVEHDQAVARHLALKYGFCPACGVQKSLKQVITDVSPEINRPSTTSDV